Proteins co-encoded in one Acidobacteriota bacterium genomic window:
- a CDS encoding 5-(carboxyamino)imidazole ribonucleotide synthase, with translation MILPGSTIGVFGSGQLGRMFAIEARKMGYRVHTFSPESDTPTGQVADIETCAGYDNLFEVRTFAQSVDVVTFEFENVPAATVDAAAEFVEVFPKGEILHTTQNRLREKTFLSSNGFPVTPFRHIKTIDELRAAVSELGLPCVLKTAGFGYDGKGQAKIKAAGDVEAAFAGLNGADAVLEAFVDFEKEVSVVCARDRKGNFAHFRVIENEHANHILDVSFAPAVVSEKVFADAVEITRSIADSLDYVGTLCVEFFLTRDEKLLVNELAPRPHNSGHLTFDACVTSQFEQQLRAVCGLPLGSTEFYRPAAMANLLGDVWSNGEPNWAAALELPNVKLHLYGKVEPRIGRKMGHLTATADTAKKAVDLVREAKRRLNNPAS, from the coding sequence ATGATCCTTCCGGGTTCGACGATAGGCGTTTTCGGCAGCGGGCAGCTCGGGCGTATGTTTGCGATCGAGGCTCGTAAGATGGGCTATCGCGTGCATACCTTTTCGCCTGAGAGCGACACGCCGACCGGGCAAGTGGCGGATATCGAGACCTGCGCGGGTTACGACAATCTGTTCGAGGTGCGGACGTTTGCACAGAGTGTGGATGTGGTGACGTTTGAGTTTGAGAATGTCCCTGCAGCGACAGTCGATGCGGCGGCGGAGTTTGTCGAGGTCTTTCCAAAGGGCGAGATACTGCACACGACGCAGAACCGTTTGCGTGAAAAGACGTTTTTGTCGTCAAACGGTTTTCCCGTCACGCCGTTTCGGCATATTAAGACTATCGACGAATTGCGGGCCGCGGTCAGCGAACTCGGGCTTCCATGCGTGCTAAAAACGGCCGGATTCGGCTACGACGGCAAAGGGCAGGCGAAGATCAAAGCGGCGGGCGATGTAGAAGCCGCTTTCGCCGGGCTGAACGGAGCCGACGCTGTGCTTGAGGCTTTCGTCGATTTTGAAAAAGAGGTTTCTGTCGTCTGTGCCCGTGATCGGAAGGGTAATTTTGCCCATTTTCGCGTCATCGAGAACGAGCATGCTAATCACATCCTCGACGTATCGTTCGCACCGGCGGTTGTTTCGGAGAAGGTCTTTGCTGACGCGGTTGAGATCACACGCAGCATCGCGGATTCTCTGGATTATGTCGGCACGTTGTGTGTCGAGTTTTTCTTGACGCGTGACGAAAAGCTGCTCGTTAACGAACTTGCGCCGAGGCCCCATAATTCGGGGCATCTGACATTTGACGCGTGTGTGACGTCGCAGTTTGAGCAGCAATTGCGGGCCGTTTGCGGTTTGCCGTTGGGCTCGACCGAGTTTTACCGTCCGGCGGCGATGGCGAATTTGCTGGGCGATGTTTGGTCGAACGGCGAGCCGAACTGGGCCGCAGCGTTAGAATTGCCCAACGTGAAATTGCATCTTTACGGAAAGGTCGAACCGCGTATCGGCCGCAAGATGGGACATCTGACCGCGACCGCCGATACTGCCAAAAAAGCGGTCGATCTCGTCCGCGAAGCAAAACGGCGGCTAAACAACCCGGCGTCCTAA
- the crcB gene encoding fluoride efflux transporter CrcB, which translates to MEELGKILSIAIGGAFGAVARYLINVSPLNAVFDKFPLPTFVINITGSFLIGFLMILFADKYSSNENLRMAIIVGFLGAFTTFSTFEMEMFGLFKERQLITAFLYLALSVIVGFLGVVAGVSLGRRVV; encoded by the coding sequence ATGGAAGAACTCGGCAAGATCCTATCTATCGCCATCGGCGGAGCTTTCGGAGCGGTCGCTCGTTACCTGATCAACGTCTCGCCCCTAAATGCGGTTTTTGATAAATTCCCGCTGCCGACGTTCGTTATCAACATTACTGGTTCTTTTCTGATCGGATTCTTGATGATCCTGTTCGCGGACAAATATTCATCGAACGAGAACCTGAGGATGGCAATAATTGTTGGTTTTCTCGGTGCTTTTACGACTTTCTCGACCTTTGAAATGGAGATGTTCGGGCTCTTTAAGGAAAGGCAGTTGATCACCGCTTTTCTGTATCTCGCCCTTAGCGTGATCGTCGGATTTTTGGGCGTAGTCGCAGGTGTAAGTTTAGGACGCCGGGTTGTTTAG